A single window of Brevinematia bacterium DNA harbors:
- the rpsG gene encoding 30S ribosomal protein S7: MRKKKAYRRHEVLPDYRYGSVVVSKLINILMRDGKKLKAQKIAYKALDIVGERLKKDPIEVLSKAVENLKPQLEVRSRRVGGATYQVPVEVGEGRAFSLALRWLVGACREQQGRPMFQKLADEIVNAYNETGNAIKKKLEMHKMAEANKAFAHYRW; the protein is encoded by the coding sequence ATGAGGAAGAAGAAGGCGTATAGGAGACATGAGGTTTTACCGGATTACAGATATGGTAGTGTTGTTGTGAGTAAGCTTATAAACATTCTGATGAGGGATGGGAAGAAGTTGAAAGCGCAGAAGATAGCCTATAAGGCACTTGATATAGTGGGTGAGAGGTTGAAGAAGGACCCGATAGAGGTTTTGAGCAAGGCGGTAGAGAACCTTAAGCCACAGCTTGAGGTTAGGTCTAGGAGGGTAGGAGGAGCGACGTATCAAGTGCCTGTTGAGGTTGGGGAGGGGAGGGCATTTTCCTTGGCCTTGAGATGGCTTGTTGGAGCATGTAGGGAGCAGCAGGGAAGGCCGATGTTTCAGAAGTTAGCGGATGAGATAGTGAATGCGTATAATGAGACGGGGAATGCGATAAAGAAGAAGTTGGAGATGCACAAGATGGCTGAGGCTAATAAGGCCTTCGCACACTATAGATGGTAG
- the rplI gene encoding 50S ribosomal protein L9 → MKVILLKDVKGLGRVGEIKEVADGYARNFLIKNKLALEATDGNVKFVKSQIKTLEKKNERKFENAKEMKDTIESIMVKVKAKAGEGGRLFGSITSEDIVKALKEQHNIELDKKTVEMENPLKTLGEHVVTVKLGMNIHAKLKVTVEEI, encoded by the coding sequence ATGAAAGTAATACTACTAAAGGATGTAAAGGGATTAGGCAGAGTTGGAGAGATAAAGGAAGTTGCAGACGGATATGCAAGAAACTTCCTCATAAAAAATAAACTAGCCCTTGAAGCAACAGACGGAAATGTAAAATTTGTTAAGTCCCAAATAAAAACTCTTGAGAAGAAAAACGAAAGAAAATTTGAAAATGCTAAAGAAATGAAAGACACCATAGAAAGCATCATGGTAAAAGTAAAAGCAAAAGCTGGCGAAGGCGGAAGACTCTTCGGCTCCATAACCTCCGAAGACATAGTAAAAGCTCTCAAGGAGCAACACAATATAGAACTTGACAAGAAAACTGTTGAAATGGAAAATCCACTAAAGACACTTGGTGAACATGTGGTAACTGTGAAACTTGGTATGAATATACATGCAAAACTCAAAGTAACTGTTGAGGAAATATAA
- the rpsL gene encoding 30S ribosomal protein S12 has product MPTINQLVRKGRERVRKRSKAPALRGCPQKRGVCVRVTTMTPKKPNSALRKIAKVMLSNKVEVIAYIPGIGHNLQEHSIVLVRGGRVKDLPGVKYHIIRGALDTLGVEGRRSSRSKYGAKRPKS; this is encoded by the coding sequence ATGCCGACGATAAATCAGCTTGTGAGGAAGGGGAGGGAGAGGGTTAGGAAGAGGAGTAAAGCGCCTGCATTGAGGGGCTGTCCGCAAAAAAGGGGTGTTTGCGTGAGGGTTACGACGATGACGCCGAAGAAGCCGAACTCTGCATTAAGGAAGATTGCGAAGGTTATGCTTTCTAACAAGGTGGAGGTTATTGCGTACATTCCCGGTATTGGGCATAATCTTCAGGAGCACTCTATTGTGTTAGTGAGGGGGGGTAGGGTGAAGGATTTACCTGGTGTGAAGTATCACATAATAAGGGGTGCGTTGGATACTCTTGGGGTAGAAGGGAGGAGGAGTAGCAGGTCCAAGTATGGTGCGAAGAGGCCGAAGTCGTAG